TGGGCAAAGCGGGCGTGGCGGCCCGCGAGGGCGACCACCACCAGCGCGACGAGAAGCACGGCTACGCGTACGGGATGAGGTTCTAACCGGATGGCCACACTCTTCCGCCGCGGCCAGAACGGCAGCGGCACCGGCGACGGCGACGGCAACGGCCACGGGCGGAGCCCGGCCGAGAAGCTGGCCGAGGTCGGTGAGAAGGTCAGGAGCTCCCAGGCCTGGGCCTCGATCTTCCGGCCCGGTTCGATCTTCCGCAAGGGCTACACCGACAGCCCCCGTAACCGGTCCTACGTGATCATGAACAGCCTCATCTACCACCTCCACCCGGTGAAGGTGAAGCGCCACGCCGTCAAGGTGAGCTACACGCTCTGCCTGGGCGGGCTGTCGTTCTTCCTGTTCATCCTGCTCACGGTCACCGGGATCTTCCTGATGTTCTTCTACCGGCCCACGGCCGCCGCCGCCTGGGACGACATCAAGACCATCGAGACGGCGGTCACCTTCGGCCTACTGGTGCGCAACATGCACCGATGGGCCGCCCACCTGATGGTG
This region of Actinomycetota bacterium genomic DNA includes:
- the extP gene encoding selenite/tellurite reduction operon b-type cytochrome ExtP encodes the protein MATLFRRGQNGSGTGDGDGNGHGRSPAEKLAEVGEKVRSSQAWASIFRPGSIFRKGYTDSPRNRSYVIMNSLIYHLHPVKVKRHAVKVSYTLCLGGLSFFLFILLTVTGIFLMFFYRPTAAAAWDDIKTIETAVTFGLLVRNMHRWAAHLMVITVFLHMARVFYHGAYKPPREFNWVIGVILLTLTLLLSFTGYLLPWDQLALWAVTVGTNMMGYTPVFGEQVRFVLLGGVEIGTDTLLRWYVLHVLMLPFVIVIAMAVHFWRVRKDGGISGPL